The following coding sequences are from one Prochlorococcus sp. MIT 0604 window:
- a CDS encoding DUF2811 domain-containing protein translates to MDPISQTNLTDKKHVECSSNKVSLETELSETLYNTMKDFVLSNPTWDQYKLINSALATFLVQNGCTDNSVSEIYLNQLFKPSKSF, encoded by the coding sequence ATGGATCCAATCAGCCAAACAAATTTAACTGATAAGAAACACGTAGAGTGCTCTTCGAATAAAGTCTCATTAGAAACAGAGCTTTCAGAAACTCTTTATAACACTATGAAAGATTTCGTATTAAGTAACCCGACTTGGGATCAATATAAGCTTATAAATTCAGCATTAGCTACTTTTCTCGTTCAAAACGGTTGTACAGATAATTCTGTCTCAGAAATTTATTTAAATCAATTATTTAAACCCTCTAAGTCTTTTTAA
- a CDS encoding GMC oxidoreductase, with protein MDISPYDAIVVGSGATGGIAALTLAEQGIKVLVIEAGPQVKRHEASNHEPKSTLKRLSGVITKKHANQCKHPGYWKNNPDLYSDELKHPYDFPKKKPFLWTQGKQYGGRSLTWGGITLRLASEDFHPAKKDGFGPNWPISYEEISPHYDFIENFCGIYGRKDDIKEVPNGKYIGEIPLTENENVFGSKVKSKLNYPFIQSRGFDRNSSVKEKNWPKSSSVGSSLKKALDTGNVQIISNYLVESFEINKITELASKLTIVNLENGHKEVLDCDLILLCASTISTLRILLNSEYKSNSLGFKDNSGKLGKYLMDHISICRFFSVPKAKNSDKSLDNPSDLSGAGSFFIPFGSNLPEIDDINFHRGYGIWGAIDRLGIPKFLQKDANKSIGFLIAHGEVLPREKNSVSLSRKTDEWGIPIPYIEFAWSENELNMAKHMEKTIQKSVKAANGKIKNIDELMNIPLGSLFTKNLIALSSSPPPPGYYIHEVGGAPMGLNEENSVVDKFNRLWRCKNVLVLDGACWPTSSWQSPTLTMMALSRRACLNIKKT; from the coding sequence TTGGATATAAGTCCTTATGATGCAATTGTTGTTGGTTCTGGAGCTACAGGAGGAATAGCAGCACTTACATTAGCAGAACAAGGGATCAAAGTTTTAGTAATAGAAGCAGGGCCTCAAGTTAAAAGGCATGAAGCTAGTAATCATGAGCCCAAAAGTACATTAAAAAGATTATCAGGGGTGATAACAAAAAAGCATGCCAATCAGTGCAAACATCCTGGTTACTGGAAAAATAATCCTGACTTATATTCAGATGAATTGAAGCATCCTTATGACTTCCCAAAAAAAAAGCCATTTCTTTGGACACAAGGTAAACAATATGGGGGAAGATCATTAACTTGGGGAGGCATAACATTAAGACTTGCCTCAGAAGACTTTCATCCTGCTAAAAAAGACGGATTCGGCCCAAACTGGCCTATTTCATACGAAGAAATTTCCCCGCACTACGATTTTATTGAAAATTTCTGCGGAATTTATGGACGAAAAGATGATATCAAGGAGGTCCCAAACGGTAAATATATTGGTGAAATTCCTCTTACAGAAAACGAAAATGTTTTTGGCAGCAAAGTTAAATCAAAATTAAACTATCCATTTATCCAATCAAGAGGATTTGACCGTAATTCATCTGTAAAAGAAAAAAATTGGCCCAAGTCCTCTAGCGTAGGAAGCTCTTTAAAAAAAGCATTAGATACTGGAAATGTACAAATAATCTCTAATTACCTAGTGGAGTCTTTTGAGATTAACAAGATAACAGAGCTTGCCTCAAAACTAACGATTGTAAACCTAGAAAATGGACACAAAGAAGTATTGGATTGTGATTTAATTCTTCTTTGCGCATCAACAATTTCAACACTGAGAATATTACTGAACTCAGAATACAAATCAAATTCCTTAGGGTTTAAAGATAATTCTGGGAAATTAGGTAAATACCTAATGGATCACATATCTATCTGTAGATTTTTTTCAGTCCCAAAAGCAAAAAACTCAGATAAATCACTAGATAATCCTTCCGATCTTTCTGGAGCAGGCAGCTTCTTTATTCCTTTTGGTTCAAATTTACCAGAAATTGACGACATAAATTTCCATAGAGGTTATGGAATCTGGGGGGCAATTGATAGATTAGGTATACCTAAATTCTTACAAAAAGACGCAAACAAATCCATTGGCTTTCTTATCGCACATGGTGAAGTTCTTCCTAGAGAGAAAAACTCAGTTTCTCTCTCAAGAAAAACAGATGAATGGGGAATACCAATTCCCTACATTGAATTCGCATGGAGCGAGAATGAGTTAAATATGGCAAAACATATGGAAAAAACAATACAAAAATCAGTCAAAGCTGCAAATGGAAAAATAAAAAATATTGATGAACTAATGAATATTCCATTAGGGAGTTTATTTACAAAAAATTTGATAGCACTTTCAAGTAGTCCTCCTCCTCCTGGATATTATATTCATGAGGTAGGGGGAGCACCAATGGGGTTAAATGAAGAAAATAGCGTAGTTGATAAATTTAATAGATTGTGGAGATGCAAGAATGTACTGGTACTAGATGGAGCATGCTGGCCCACATCATCTTGGCAAAGCCCCACACTTACAATGATGGCCTTGAGTAGAAGAGCCTGTTTAAATATTAAAAAGACTTAG